From a region of the Balaenoptera ricei isolate mBalRic1 chromosome 11, mBalRic1.hap2, whole genome shotgun sequence genome:
- the LOC132374082 gene encoding LOW QUALITY PROTEIN: transportin-1-like (The sequence of the model RefSeq protein was modified relative to this genomic sequence to represent the inferred CDS: inserted 5 bases in 3 codons; deleted 1 base in 1 codon), with product MEYEWRPDEQGLQQILQLLKESQPPDTTIQRTILXKLEQLSQYPDFNNYLILVLTKLKSEDEPTRSLSGLILKNKVKAHFQYFPNGVTDFIKSERLNIIGDSSPLIRATVGILITTIASXGELQNWPDLLPKLCNLLDYEDYNTCEGAFGALQKICEDSAEILDSDVLDRPLNSMIPKFLQFFKHSSPKIRSHAVACVNQFIISRTQALMLHIDSFIENLFALAGDEEPEVQKNVCQALVMLLEVRMDRLPPHMHNIVEYMLQRPQDQGENVALETCEFWLTLAKQPICKDVLIRHLPKLIPVLVNGMKYSDIDIILLKGDIEEDETIPQSEQDTRPRFHRSGTVAQQHDEDGIEEEDDDDDEVDDDDTISDWNLRKCSAAALDVLANVYRDELLPHILPLLKELLCRHEWVVKESGILVLGTIAEDCMLGMIPYRPELIPPLIQCLSDKKALVHSITCWTLSRYAHGVVSQPPDTYLKPLMTELLKRILNSNKRVQEAACSAFATLEEEACTELVPYLAYILDTLVFAFSKYQHKNLLIFYDAIGTLADSVGHHLNQPEYIQMLMPPLIQKWNMLKDEDKDLFPLLECLSSVATALQSGFLPYCEPVYQRCVNLVQKTLAQAMLNNAQRDQYEAPDKDFMIVALDLLSGLAEGLGGNIEQLVARSNTLTLMYQCMQNKMPDVRRSSFTLLGDLTKACFQHVKPCIADFMPILGTYLNPEFISVCNNATWAIGEISIQMGIEMQPYIPMVLHQFCTRPNTPKILLEKTAITIGRLSYVCPQDVAPMLQQFIRPWCTSLRNIRDNEEKDSAFCGICTMISVNSSGVIQDFIFFCDALASXPKDDLQDMFCKILHGFKNQVGDENWRRFSDQFPLPLKERLTAFYGV from the exons ATGGAATATGAGTGGAGACCTGATGAGCAAGGGCTTCAGCAGATCCTGCAGCTGCTGAAGGAGTCCCAACCCCCCGACACCACCATCCAGAGAACGATTCT GAAACTGGAACAACTCAGTCAATATCCAGACTTTAACAACTACCTGATTCTtgttcttacaaaattaaaatctgaAGATGAACCCACAAGATCATTGAGTGGTCTCATATTGAAGAATAAAGTGAAAGCACACTTTCAGTATTTCCCAAATGGTGTAACAGACTTTATTAAGAGTGAACGTTTAAACATTATTGGTGACTCCTCTCCTCTGATTAGAGCTACTGTAGGCATTTTGATTACAACTATAGCCT AAGGAGAACTGCAGAATTGGCCTGACCTCTTACCAAAACTCTGTAACCTGTTGGATTATGAAGATTACAACACTTGTGAGGGAGCATTTGGTGCCCTTCAGAAGATTTGTGAAGATtctgctgagatt ttagataGTGATGTTTTAGATCGTCCTCTCAACAGCATGATTCCTAAATTTTTACAGTTCTTCAAGCACAGTAGTCCAAAAATAAGGTCTCATGCTGTTGCATGTGTCAATCAGTTTATCATCAGTAGAACTCAAGCTCTGATGTTGCACATTGATTCCTTTATTGAGAATCTCTTTGCATTGGCTGGTGATGAAGAACCAGAGGTACAGAAaaatgtgtgccaggcacttgtgATGTTGCTTGAAGTTCGAATGGATCGCCTGCCTCCTCACATGCATAATATAGTTGAGTACATGCTACAGAGGCCCCAAGATCAAGGTGAAAATGTGGCTTTAGAAACCTGCGAATTCTGGCTTACTTTGGCTAAGCAACCAATATGCAAAGATGTACTCATAAGGCATCTTCCTAAGTTGATTCCTGTGTTAGTGAACGGCATGAAGTACTCAGATATAGATATTATCTTACTTAAGGGTGATATTGAAGAAGATGAAACAATTCCTCAGAGTGAACAGGATACAAGGCCACGTTTTCATCGATCAGGGACAGTGGCTCAGCAGCATGACGAAGATGGAATTGAAGAGgaagatgatgatgacgatgaagttgatgatgatgatacaaTTTCTGactggaatctaagaaaatgttCTGCGGCTGCCCTAGATGTTCTTGCAAATGTGTATCGTGATGAGCTTTTGCCACATATTTTGCCCCTTTTGAAAGAATTACTTTGTCGTCATGAATGGGTTGTTAAAGAATCAGGCATCTTGGTTTTAGGAACAATTGCTGAAGATTGCATGCTGGGCATGATTCCATACCGACCTGAGCTCATTCCTCCCCTTATTCAGTGCCTCTCTGATAAAAAGGCTCTTGTGCATTCCATAACGTGCTGGACTCTTAGCCGCTATGCACACGGGGTGGTCAGCCAGCCCCCTGACACGTACCTGAAGCCATTAATGACAGAACTGCTAAAGCGTATCCTGAATAGCAACAAGAGAGTACAAGAAGCTGCCTGCAGTGCCTTTGCTACCCTGGAAGAGGAGGCTTGTACAGAACTTGTTCCTTACCTTGCTTATATACTTGATACCTTGGTCTTTGCATTTAGTAAATACCAGCATAAAAACCTGCTCATTTTTTATGATGCCATAGGAACGTTAGCAGATTCAGTAGGACATCACTTAAACcaacctgaatatattcagatgCTAATGCCTCCACTGATCCAGAAATGGAACATGTTAAAGGATGAAGATAAAGATCTCTTCCCTTTACTTGAGTGCCTATCTTCAGTTGCCACAGCCCTGCAGTCTGGCTTCCTTCCATACTGTGAACCTGTGTATCAGCGTTGTGTAAACCTAGTACAGAAGACTCTTGCACAAGCAATGCTGAACAATGCTCAACGAGATCAGTATGAGGCTCCAGATAAAGATTTTATGATAGTGGCTCTTGATTTACTCAGTGGCCTGGCTGAAGGACTTGGAGGCAACATTGAACAGCTAGTAGCCCGAAGTAACACTCTAACACTAATGTATCAGTGCATGCAGAATAAAATGCCAGATGTTAGACGGAGTTCCTTCACCCTGTTAGGTGACCTGACAAAAGCTTGCTTTCAGCATGTTAAGCCTTGTATAGCTGATTTCATGCCAATATTAGGAACCTACCTAAATCCAGAGTTCATTTCAGTCTGCAATAATGCCACATGGGCAATTGGAGAAATCTCCATTCAAATGGGTATAGAGATGCAGCCTTATATTCCTATGGTGTTGCACCAGTTTTGCACCAGACCCAACACGCCAAAGATATTGTTAGAGAAAACAGCAATAACAATTGGTCGTCTTAGTTATGTTTGTCCTCAAGATGTGGCCCCCATGCTACAGCAGTTTATAAGACCCTGGTGCACCTCTCTGAGAAACATAAGGGACAATGAGGAAAAGGATTCAGCATTTTGTGGGATTTGTACCATGATCAGTGTGAATTCCAGTGGAGTAAtccaagattttatatttttttgtgatGCTCTTGCATC TCCAAAAGATGATCTGCAAGACATGTTCTGTAAGATCCTTCATGGATTTAAAAATCAAGTTGGGGATGAAAATTGGAGGCGTTTCTCTGACCAGTTTCCACTTCCCTTAAAAGAGCGTCTTACAGCTTTTTATGGTGTTTAA